Proteins found in one Alteromonas macleodii genomic segment:
- the leuD gene encoding 3-isopropylmalate dehydratase small subunit — MSEQGFTQHTGIAAPLDQANVDTDQIIPKQFLTGVTRAGYGKHLFHDWRYLDLEEKEPNPAFALNKPEHKGASILLARENFGCGSSREHAPWALADFGFKTVIATSFADIFYGNCINNQLVPVALSSGQMDELFAAVKADPTTKITVDLPAQTVSFKDTSFSFDIAEHHKNNLIKGLDAIGQTLELASTIEAFEGKQPAWL, encoded by the coding sequence ATGTCTGAACAAGGTTTTACACAACACACAGGCATTGCTGCGCCGCTTGATCAGGCCAATGTCGATACCGACCAAATTATTCCAAAGCAGTTTCTAACCGGCGTAACGCGTGCTGGCTACGGCAAGCATTTGTTTCACGACTGGCGCTACTTGGACTTAGAAGAGAAAGAGCCAAACCCAGCGTTCGCGCTGAATAAGCCTGAGCATAAAGGTGCAAGCATATTGCTAGCTCGCGAAAATTTTGGCTGTGGCTCAAGCCGGGAACACGCGCCGTGGGCACTTGCCGACTTTGGTTTTAAAACGGTTATTGCCACCAGCTTTGCTGATATATTCTACGGCAACTGCATTAACAATCAGCTTGTTCCCGTTGCGCTATCTAGCGGACAAATGGACGAATTATTTGCGGCTGTTAAAGCAGATCCAACAACCAAGATTACTGTTGACCTTCCTGCGCAAACCGTGAGTTTTAAAGATACTAGCTTCAGTTTTGACATTGCAGAGCATCACAAGAACAACCTGATTAAGGGTTTAGATGCCATCGGTCAAACATTGGAGCTTGCAAGTACAATTGAAGCTTTTGAAGGCAAGCAGCCAGCTTGGTTGTAA